In Colwellia sp. M166, a genomic segment contains:
- the fliM gene encoding flagellar motor switch protein FliM: MSDLLSQDEIDALLHGVDDVEEEDVEEELSQAEGTSDYDFSSQDRIVRGRMPTLEMVNERFARHMRISLFNMMRRTAEVSINGIQMIKFGEYVHTLFVPTSLNMVRFRPLKGTALITMEARLVFILVDNFFGGDGRYHAKIEGREFTPTERRIVQMLLKIIFEDYKEAWSPVMDVSFEYLDSEVNPSMANIVSPTEVVVISSFHIELDGGGGDFHVALPYSMLEPIRELLDAGVQSDKEDTDMRWSKALRDEIMDVPVELSTKFLEVELSLQEIMDFKAGDIIPIEMPDHITVLIENLPSFRAKLGRSRDNLALKIESKIKRPESVKSELTILTKGGKRLDSDAELHMLEDDL, from the coding sequence GTGAGTGATTTACTATCTCAAGACGAAATTGATGCACTTTTACATGGTGTTGATGATGTTGAAGAAGAGGATGTAGAAGAGGAACTTTCTCAAGCAGAAGGAACTTCTGACTATGACTTTTCCTCGCAAGATCGTATTGTTCGTGGTCGAATGCCAACCTTGGAAATGGTTAATGAACGCTTTGCTCGCCATATGCGTATTAGCCTGTTTAATATGATGCGTCGAACCGCTGAAGTATCTATCAACGGTATCCAAATGATTAAATTTGGGGAATATGTCCACACCTTATTTGTGCCAACAAGTTTGAATATGGTGCGTTTTCGACCGTTAAAAGGCACGGCATTAATTACCATGGAAGCCCGCTTGGTGTTCATTTTAGTAGACAACTTTTTTGGTGGCGATGGTCGATATCACGCGAAAATTGAAGGCCGAGAGTTTACTCCTACTGAACGCCGCATTGTACAAATGTTGCTAAAAATTATTTTTGAAGACTATAAAGAAGCTTGGTCGCCGGTAATGGATGTTTCGTTTGAATACCTTGATTCAGAAGTTAACCCGTCTATGGCTAATATTGTTAGTCCGACAGAAGTGGTGGTGATCAGTTCGTTTCATATCGAGCTTGATGGTGGTGGTGGTGATTTTCATGTTGCCTTACCTTATTCCATGCTTGAGCCAATTCGTGAGTTGCTAGATGCCGGTGTACAAAGTGATAAAGAAGATACAGATATGCGTTGGTCAAAGGCACTACGCGATGAAATTATGGATGTCCCGGTTGAATTGTCGACTAAATTTTTAGAAGTAGAACTATCCTTACAAGAAATCATGGACTTTAAAGCGGGTGATATTATTCCTATTGAAATGCCAGATCACATTACTGTATTAATTGAAAACTTACCGTCATTTAGGGCTAAGCTTGGTCGTAGTCGTGACAATTTGGCATTGAAAATAGAATCAAAAATTAAGCGGCCAGAGTCAGTGAAATCAGAGTTAACTATCTTAACAAAAGGCGGTAAACGTTTAGACAGTGATGCTGAACTACATATGTTAGAAGATGATTTATAA
- the fliP gene encoding flagellar type III secretion system pore protein FliP (The bacterial flagellar biogenesis protein FliP forms a type III secretion system (T3SS)-type pore required for flagellar assembly.) has product MIKKNKVSLLSLSKIVTFFVTILSFLLISNTSFAADDLSLSALTLTTNPDGSQEYSITLQILIFMTALSFIPAAVIMMTSFTRIVVVMAILRQAFGLQQTPSNQVIIGITLFMTLFIMTPVYNQINERAIQPYLQDQLTSVEAINKAKVPLRAFMLEQTRIKDLDTLAQMAGITKVDKPTDLPMTVIIPAFVISELKTAFQIGFMLFIPFLIIDLVVASILMAMGMMMLSPMIVSLPFKLMLFVLIDGWNLVIGTLATSYGMGAT; this is encoded by the coding sequence ATGATAAAGAAAAATAAAGTATCATTATTATCGTTGAGTAAAATCGTCACTTTCTTCGTGACGATTTTATCATTTTTGCTGATAAGTAATACTAGTTTTGCTGCTGATGATCTTTCCTTATCGGCATTAACGCTAACCACTAATCCTGATGGCTCACAAGAATACTCCATTACCTTACAAATACTAATTTTTATGACCGCGCTGAGTTTTATACCTGCTGCGGTGATTATGATGACATCGTTTACGCGTATTGTGGTGGTGATGGCTATTTTACGACAAGCGTTTGGTTTGCAACAAACGCCGTCAAACCAAGTTATTATCGGTATTACGCTATTTATGACCTTGTTTATTATGACGCCAGTCTATAATCAGATTAATGAACGAGCGATCCAGCCTTATTTACAAGACCAATTAACTTCTGTCGAGGCCATCAATAAAGCGAAAGTACCATTGCGAGCATTCATGTTAGAGCAAACTCGTATTAAAGATCTGGATACGTTGGCGCAGATGGCTGGGATAACGAAAGTTGATAAACCAACTGATTTACCGATGACGGTGATTATCCCCGCTTTTGTGATTAGTGAATTAAAAACCGCCTTTCAAATTGGTTTTATGCTTTTTATTCCTTTTTTGATCATAGATTTAGTGGTGGCAAGTATTTTGATGGCTATGGGGATGATGATGCTCTCGCCGATGATTGTTTCGTTGCCTTTTAAACTTATGCTGTTTGTGCTTATTGATGGCTGGAATCTCGTGATAGGCACGCTGGCAACGAGCTATGGTATGGGAGCCACGTAA
- a CDS encoding RNA polymerase sigma factor FliA, which yields MVKLHTYSVDKTALLEQHTVLVKRIAYHLLARLPASVIVDDLIQSGMIGLLEAANNFDNTKGASFETFAGIRIRGAMLDEIRRGDWVPRSVHKNSRMISEAIKNLEAAYGRDVSDIEVAEKLDISINEYHHMLNEVSSGKILGIDDLGVSEDVIELAHNHQQDEPYANIEHSIFKKSLAECISSLPEREALVLSLYYDEELNLREIGQVLDVSESRVSQIHSQAMHRLKARMQSWQS from the coding sequence GTGGTTAAATTACATACTTATAGTGTTGATAAAACAGCTTTGTTGGAGCAACACACGGTATTAGTAAAACGAATTGCTTATCATTTACTTGCTCGGTTACCTGCCAGTGTTATCGTAGATGACCTTATTCAATCGGGCATGATAGGATTACTCGAAGCGGCTAATAATTTTGATAATACCAAAGGGGCTAGCTTTGAAACCTTTGCTGGTATTCGAATTCGTGGTGCAATGCTTGATGAGATCCGCCGTGGTGACTGGGTTCCTCGTTCCGTACATAAAAATAGCCGGATGATCAGCGAAGCAATCAAAAATTTAGAAGCAGCATACGGTCGTGATGTTTCTGATATTGAAGTTGCTGAAAAACTTGATATTTCGATAAATGAATATCATCATATGCTCAATGAAGTAAGTTCAGGTAAAATATTGGGGATTGACGACTTAGGTGTTAGCGAAGATGTTATTGAACTAGCACATAACCATCAACAAGATGAACCTTATGCTAACATTGAGCATAGTATCTTCAAAAAATCATTGGCTGAATGCATTTCCTCTTTACCCGAGCGTGAAGCTTTAGTACTGTCATTATATTATGATGAAGAGCTCAACCTGAGGGAAATTGGCCAAGTACTTGATGTGAGTGAATCACGGGTAAGCCAAATACACAGTCAGGCTATGCATAGACTAAAAGCTCGTATGCAATCGTGGCAAAGTTAA
- the fliQ gene encoding flagellar biosynthesis protein FliQ, translating into MGPEVFVDILRDALFLVIVLVSAVIVPSLLVGLVVAVFQAATSINEQTLSFLPRLIVTLLALIMGGHWLVQKLMDYTIRLIGSIPSVVS; encoded by the coding sequence ATGGGTCCTGAGGTCTTTGTCGATATTTTACGCGATGCCTTGTTTTTAGTGATCGTCTTGGTGAGTGCCGTTATTGTCCCGAGCTTGTTGGTAGGCCTAGTAGTGGCAGTATTTCAGGCAGCAACTTCGATAAACGAGCAAACCTTAAGTTTTTTACCGCGCTTAATCGTTACATTACTTGCTTTGATTATGGGCGGGCATTGGTTAGTACAAAAATTGATGGATTACACCATCCGACTCATTGGTAGTATTCCTAGTGTGGTGAGTTAG
- the fliR gene encoding flagellar biosynthetic protein FliR codes for MEFTESIINQTMADFLLPFARISAMVMSMIGLGAKAIPGRIKLFFCLAITVAVMPALPPTRVGDLFSLATALLLGEQMIVGIMLGFVTVMVVNTFTLAGQIIAMQTGLGFASLVDPASGQNVPAVGQFFLILSSLLFWAMDGHLAYLQFVVTSFDTIPIPATEISSVKFKEIAEWGSWMFATALSLAIAPLTAMLLINFSFGIMTRAAPQLNIFAIGFPITMCAGLLIMWLTMGNFYSHFVMQWQRALDFSCYLIDCGVAP; via the coding sequence ATGGAGTTTACTGAGTCAATTATCAACCAAACGATGGCTGACTTTTTATTACCGTTTGCGCGTATTTCAGCAATGGTGATGTCGATGATTGGCTTAGGAGCAAAAGCTATTCCCGGCCGCATAAAGCTGTTCTTTTGTTTAGCGATTACTGTCGCTGTTATGCCGGCGCTACCACCAACACGAGTCGGTGATTTATTTTCATTAGCGACTGCGCTGTTGCTTGGTGAGCAAATGATTGTTGGCATTATGTTGGGCTTTGTCACTGTTATGGTGGTTAATACCTTTACCCTCGCCGGACAAATTATCGCTATGCAAACCGGTTTAGGTTTTGCCTCATTAGTTGATCCTGCAAGTGGTCAAAATGTTCCTGCCGTTGGGCAATTCTTTTTAATATTATCGTCGCTATTATTTTGGGCTATGGATGGTCATTTGGCCTATTTGCAGTTTGTTGTGACTAGCTTTGATACCATTCCAATTCCAGCGACAGAAATTTCTAGTGTTAAATTTAAAGAAATTGCTGAGTGGGGTAGCTGGATGTTTGCCACCGCACTATCGCTGGCAATCGCGCCTTTAACTGCGATGTTACTGATTAACTTCTCTTTTGGTATTATGACCCGAGCAGCGCCGCAATTGAATATTTTTGCTATCGGCTTTCCTATTACTATGTGTGCGGGCTTATTGATCATGTGGTTAACCATGGGTAATTTTTATAGCCATTTTGTTATGCAATGGCAGCGAGCACTTGATTTTAGCTGCTACCTAATTGATTGTGGGGTTGCACCTTAA
- the flhF gene encoding flagellar biosynthesis protein FlhF: MKIRRYVAKDMRTALAQIKEELGADAVIMSNKKIAEGVELMAAVDYNQNVKPAQSLAADNQGKNVQLNAAAAERVDFAEDTVAIGHRSEVTEQSATAPADSLAALLSRQVQQNGYDKSPATRAFNSQIENSTAKANPSENSAVATPDIEQQFKNFTSRLEQSNTMESPVAMQQTATNSVESHYNDTTVQPMASTGQKNARHDHQVSSAEFADMQKEMSSIRQLLEHQMSGLMWQDMAQKDPMRAVLVNKLMAMGLNEQVADQIAGYIPANTQEQDAWQQAKHIIAQQLNTTNNDIIQRGGVVSLVGPTGVGKTTTIAKLAARFAQIHGADQVVLISTDSYRIAGFEQLSTYGRIIGCQVKLANDGNELDNLLQQFSQKKLILIDTAGMGQRDMRLTEHLTTLIANARVRIRNYLVLSANTQQRVMQENVERFKRIPLAGCIYTKLDESLSVGEIITTSLQNGLAIGYLTDGQRVPEDIKVANAEKLVTLADRMAIKSQSSVAVSWRTPAAAVAV; the protein is encoded by the coding sequence GTGAAAATTAGACGTTACGTAGCAAAAGATATGAGAACTGCACTGGCACAGATTAAAGAAGAGCTAGGTGCTGATGCCGTTATTATGTCTAATAAAAAGATTGCTGAAGGTGTCGAATTAATGGCAGCGGTTGATTATAACCAAAACGTTAAGCCGGCCCAGTCGTTAGCAGCGGATAACCAGGGTAAGAATGTACAGCTAAATGCGGCAGCTGCAGAGCGAGTTGATTTTGCGGAAGATACTGTGGCAATTGGTCATAGATCTGAAGTAACTGAACAGTCAGCAACGGCACCAGCTGATAGCCTAGCTGCGTTGTTAAGTCGACAAGTACAACAAAATGGTTACGATAAATCACCAGCAACGCGAGCATTTAATAGTCAAATAGAAAACTCAACAGCTAAAGCTAATCCTAGCGAAAACAGTGCAGTAGCAACCCCTGATATTGAACAACAGTTTAAAAACTTCACTAGCCGTCTAGAGCAGTCTAATACGATGGAGTCGCCAGTAGCAATGCAGCAAACAGCGACTAACTCTGTAGAAAGTCATTATAATGACACGACCGTTCAGCCAATGGCATCTACCGGACAAAAAAATGCTCGTCATGATCATCAAGTAAGCAGTGCAGAGTTTGCGGATATGCAAAAAGAAATGTCATCTATTCGTCAGTTATTAGAACATCAAATGTCTGGCTTGATGTGGCAAGATATGGCGCAGAAAGATCCGATGCGCGCTGTGCTTGTTAATAAGTTAATGGCGATGGGGCTTAATGAGCAAGTGGCTGACCAAATAGCGGGCTATATTCCAGCAAATACTCAAGAGCAAGATGCTTGGCAGCAAGCAAAGCATATTATTGCTCAACAACTAAATACCACCAATAACGATATTATACAGCGTGGCGGTGTAGTGTCTCTTGTTGGTCCAACAGGTGTAGGTAAAACCACCACTATAGCAAAATTAGCGGCACGATTTGCACAAATTCACGGTGCCGATCAAGTGGTCTTGATTTCAACTGATAGCTATCGTATTGCGGGTTTTGAACAACTGTCAACTTATGGGCGTATTATTGGTTGCCAAGTTAAACTTGCTAATGACGGCAATGAGTTAGACAACCTATTACAACAATTTTCACAAAAAAAGTTAATCTTAATTGATACCGCGGGTATGGGACAAAGAGATATGCGCTTAACTGAGCATTTGACTACCTTAATTGCTAATGCTCGTGTTAGAATTCGTAACTACTTAGTGCTATCTGCAAATACTCAACAGCGTGTCATGCAAGAGAATGTTGAGCGCTTTAAACGTATTCCATTAGCGGGCTGTATTTATACCAAGCTAGATGAAAGCTTGAGTGTTGGTGAAATTATCACTACATCACTGCAAAATGGCTTAGCAATTGGCTATCTTACTGATGGTCAAAGAGTTCCGGAAGATATTAAGGTTGCAAATGCTGAGAAATTAGTTACGCTTGCAGATAGAATGGCAATAAAATCTCAAAGTTCAGTAGCTGTTTCTTGGCGGACACCCGCCGCAGCCGTTGCAGTATAG
- the flhB gene encoding flagellar biosynthesis protein FlhB has translation MAESDSGEKTEEPTAKKLSDARKKGQIARSKDLGTMFVLVGSAVALMLLGSSLVEGLSVMMKRLFSLNRRETMDVHALYQVANDAVSAILVPFLWIHIIIVIAAFIGNTLLGGMSFSWEAMAPKPSKLSPIAGFKRMFGVQAYVELIKSILKFFVIFISAYLLLSSLFGQIVNLSTENIPHNFSHAVTLLLWMFLALGLSIGIIVVIDAPYQVWNHNRELKMSKQEIKDESKSSEGSPETKGRIRRAQYEMSQRRMMQEVPNSDVVITNPTHYSVALKYDAEAGGAPILVAKGIDEMALHIRTIAKEHNVEVVASPALARSLYYTAEPNEEIPEQLFAAVAQILAFIFQLNAHKKGKARRPKAVTKNLPIPDDFRY, from the coding sequence ATGGCTGAGTCTGATAGTGGTGAAAAAACTGAAGAACCCACGGCGAAAAAGCTCTCCGATGCACGTAAAAAAGGACAAATAGCACGTTCAAAAGATTTAGGTACTATGTTCGTTTTAGTGGGCAGTGCTGTAGCACTGATGCTATTGGGCAGTTCTCTTGTTGAGGGGCTGTCGGTGATGATGAAACGCTTATTCAGCTTAAATCGTCGAGAAACTATGGATGTGCATGCGCTTTATCAAGTAGCAAATGATGCTGTTAGTGCCATATTAGTGCCCTTTCTTTGGATACATATTATCATTGTAATCGCAGCATTTATCGGTAATACCTTGCTTGGTGGCATGAGTTTTTCGTGGGAAGCTATGGCTCCTAAACCTAGCAAACTTTCACCTATTGCAGGCTTTAAACGCATGTTTGGCGTGCAAGCCTATGTTGAGCTTATTAAGTCGATTCTAAAATTTTTTGTGATTTTTATTTCAGCATATTTACTACTGAGCAGTTTATTTGGTCAGATAGTTAATTTAAGTACTGAAAATATTCCGCACAACTTCTCTCATGCCGTGACTTTATTACTGTGGATGTTTCTGGCTCTAGGGTTGTCTATTGGCATTATTGTGGTTATTGATGCGCCATATCAAGTATGGAATCACAATCGAGAGTTAAAAATGTCTAAACAAGAAATCAAAGACGAGTCGAAAAGCTCTGAAGGTAGCCCAGAAACAAAAGGTCGAATAAGGCGAGCGCAATATGAAATGTCACAACGACGTATGATGCAAGAAGTGCCTAATTCTGATGTGGTGATCACCAATCCTACGCACTATTCCGTGGCGCTTAAATATGATGCTGAAGCGGGTGGTGCACCGATATTGGTGGCAAAAGGTATAGATGAAATGGCTTTGCATATTCGTACCATTGCCAAAGAACACAATGTTGAAGTTGTTGCATCACCTGCGTTAGCAAGGTCATTATATTATACCGCTGAGCCTAATGAAGAAATTCCTGAGCAATTATTTGCTGCCGTCGCACAAATACTGGCCTTTATTTTTCAGCTTAATGCCCATAAAAAAGGTAAAGCAAGAAGACCAAAAGCGGTCACTAAAAACTTGCCAATTCCAGATGATTTTCGTTACTGA
- the fliN gene encoding flagellar motor switch protein FliN translates to MSTENEGDLGMWDEAMDEQAAAEAAETVELEDLQEDNKPITGEEKRKLDAILDIPVTISMEVGRSHISIRNLLQLNQGSVVELDRVAGEALDVLVNGTLIAHGEVVVVNDKFGIRLTDVISQVERIKKLK, encoded by the coding sequence ATGAGTACAGAAAACGAAGGCGATTTAGGCATGTGGGACGAAGCGATGGACGAGCAAGCTGCCGCAGAAGCTGCTGAAACCGTCGAATTGGAAGATCTACAAGAAGATAACAAGCCTATTACGGGTGAAGAAAAGCGTAAACTTGATGCTATTTTAGATATTCCCGTCACTATTTCTATGGAAGTAGGTCGTAGCCATATCAGTATTCGAAATTTATTGCAGCTCAACCAAGGTTCGGTTGTTGAATTGGATCGTGTGGCGGGTGAAGCACTTGATGTTCTGGTTAATGGTACGTTGATTGCTCATGGCGAAGTAGTGGTGGTTAATGATAAATTTGGTATTCGTTTGACCGATGTTATTAGCCAAGTTGAACGCATTAAGAAATTAAAATAA
- the fliO gene encoding flagellar biosynthetic protein FliO, with translation MKNILSAIIIWCACFTLASAEELDKDVTLVDVAPVEVGKHVTANMDAMSMIMSLLMVLAVIVVSAMVLKRFQGVRHSINGLKIVTSLHLGSKEKLVVVQAGKQQLLLGVTAQQITLLETLDEPLVTSKENRVDFAQSFAKLLKQKAIKTYDKEK, from the coding sequence ATGAAAAATATCCTTTCTGCAATTATCATTTGGTGTGCTTGTTTTACCTTAGCTAGTGCAGAAGAGCTCGACAAAGATGTTACTTTGGTAGATGTTGCCCCAGTGGAAGTTGGTAAACATGTTACTGCTAATATGGATGCCATGAGCATGATCATGTCATTACTGATGGTTTTAGCTGTGATTGTCGTTAGCGCTATGGTGCTAAAACGCTTTCAAGGTGTACGACACTCTATTAATGGTTTGAAAATAGTGACCAGTTTGCATTTAGGGTCAAAAGAAAAGCTCGTTGTAGTGCAAGCCGGAAAGCAGCAGTTATTGCTAGGTGTAACTGCTCAACAGATAACCTTGTTAGAAACGCTTGACGAACCTTTAGTAACTAGCAAAGAGAATCGCGTTGATTTTGCGCAATCGTTCGCCAAGTTACTTAAACAAAAAGCTATAAAAACTTATGATAAAGAAAAATAA
- the flhA gene encoding flagellar biosynthesis protein FlhA codes for MQLTATFNHLKKQKFNALSGLGTPFLVMAALGMVILPMPAFLLDILFSFNIALSLVVLLITVYTLKPLEFGSFPAVLLIATILRLALNVASTRVVLLEGHEGPEAAGKVIEAFGSVVIGGNYAVGLVVFAILIIINFVVITKGAGRISEVTARFTLDAMPGKQMAIDADLNAGFITADQARERRVEVTSEADFYGSMDGASKFVKGDAVAGILILFINIVGGLVIGMVQHDLSFDTAVEIYTLLTIGDGLVAQIPGLLLSVGTAIVVTRQNTSQDMGEQVSSQLGQTKSLYIAAGVMFIMGIVPGMPHVAFLIFAVLIAGVAFFSSKYKVAKAAQLIEQNEAAEVQSQQQETEVKDLGWDDVNHVDIIGLEIGYRLIPLVDKAQGGELLNRIKGVRKKLSQEFGFLVPAVHIRDNLDLDPNSYQISLMGVTIGEAEIRHDHELAINPGQVFGKLDGTATKDPAFGLDAVWIKQEQREHAQSLGYTVVDAATVLATHLSQILTNNAAQLLGHEEVQNLLDMLGKSYPKLIEGLIPDVLSLGSIVKVLQNLMNEGVAVRDMRSIIQTLVEYGPKSQDPEVLTAAVRITLRKFIVQELVGPTVEVPVITLSPELEQMLHQSMQMAGDDGAGIEPGLAERLQKSLTDGAQQQEMAGDTPILLTSGILRSVLAKFVKYTIPGLRVISYQEIPDDKQIKIVSAIGQ; via the coding sequence ATGCAGTTAACGGCAACTTTTAATCATTTAAAGAAACAAAAATTCAACGCACTTTCTGGTTTAGGTACGCCATTTCTCGTGATGGCTGCGCTGGGCATGGTGATCTTACCTATGCCGGCATTTTTGCTAGATATTCTTTTCTCTTTCAATATAGCTTTGTCTCTGGTTGTATTATTGATCACGGTATATACCTTAAAACCACTCGAATTTGGTTCATTTCCTGCTGTTTTGCTGATTGCGACGATTTTACGTTTAGCACTGAATGTTGCCAGTACTCGAGTGGTGTTGCTTGAAGGTCATGAAGGACCAGAGGCTGCAGGTAAGGTTATCGAAGCATTTGGCTCGGTAGTTATTGGCGGTAATTATGCGGTCGGTTTAGTGGTTTTTGCGATTTTAATTATTATCAATTTTGTCGTGATCACGAAAGGTGCAGGGCGTATTTCGGAAGTAACTGCTCGTTTTACCCTTGATGCTATGCCGGGTAAACAAATGGCCATTGACGCCGATTTGAACGCAGGATTTATTACCGCAGATCAAGCAAGAGAACGCCGAGTTGAAGTAACCAGTGAAGCTGATTTTTATGGCTCGATGGATGGTGCCAGCAAATTTGTTAAAGGTGATGCGGTAGCCGGTATCTTAATTCTCTTTATCAATATTGTCGGTGGTTTAGTTATCGGGATGGTTCAACATGATTTGAGTTTTGATACCGCAGTAGAAATCTACACCTTATTAACGATAGGTGACGGTTTAGTGGCGCAAATTCCAGGGCTGTTATTATCAGTGGGGACTGCGATAGTTGTTACCCGTCAAAATACTTCGCAAGATATGGGTGAGCAGGTCAGTAGCCAGCTTGGTCAAACAAAGTCACTTTATATTGCAGCCGGTGTCATGTTTATTATGGGCATCGTACCGGGTATGCCGCATGTCGCATTCTTGATTTTTGCGGTATTGATTGCTGGAGTAGCATTTTTTAGCAGTAAATATAAAGTTGCAAAAGCAGCACAATTAATAGAACAAAACGAAGCAGCGGAAGTTCAAAGCCAACAACAAGAAACAGAAGTGAAAGACTTAGGTTGGGATGACGTTAATCATGTTGATATTATCGGCCTTGAAATTGGTTATCGTTTAATTCCATTAGTCGATAAAGCTCAAGGTGGTGAGCTACTTAACCGCATTAAAGGTGTCAGGAAGAAGCTTTCACAGGAGTTTGGCTTTTTGGTACCCGCGGTACATATCCGTGATAATTTAGATCTGGATCCTAATAGTTATCAAATTTCATTAATGGGGGTAACCATAGGAGAAGCTGAGATTCGCCATGATCATGAGTTGGCGATTAACCCTGGTCAGGTATTTGGTAAGCTTGATGGTACTGCCACAAAAGATCCTGCTTTTGGTCTAGATGCTGTGTGGATCAAACAAGAGCAACGCGAACATGCCCAATCGCTCGGTTATACCGTAGTCGATGCAGCTACGGTGTTAGCAACACATTTAAGTCAAATCTTAACCAATAATGCCGCACAGCTATTAGGTCATGAAGAAGTACAAAACTTACTTGATATGTTGGGCAAGAGCTATCCGAAACTGATTGAAGGCTTGATCCCTGATGTCTTATCATTAGGTAGTATTGTTAAAGTACTGCAGAATCTAATGAATGAAGGGGTTGCTGTACGGGATATGCGTAGCATTATACAAACACTGGTTGAGTATGGCCCTAAGAGCCAAGATCCAGAGGTGTTAACTGCCGCTGTTCGTATCACATTAAGAAAATTTATTGTCCAAGAGCTTGTTGGACCAACGGTTGAAGTGCCTGTCATAACTTTGTCGCCAGAATTGGAACAGATGTTGCATCAGTCAATGCAAATGGCTGGAGACGATGGCGCAGGTATCGAACCAGGTTTAGCAGAGCGGTTACAAAAATCTTTGACGGACGGTGCACAACAGCAAGAAATGGCTGGCGATACACCAATTTTATTAACGTCAGGCATTTTACGTTCAGTACTGGCTAAATTTGTTAAATATACCATCCCAGGATTACGAGTAATTTCTTATCAAGAAATTCCTGATGACAAACAAATAAAAATTGTCAGCGCTATCGGCCAGTAA
- a CDS encoding MinD/ParA family protein, with amino-acid sequence MIDQASGLRKMQDPQHIKVIAVSGGKGGVGKTNISLNTAISLAKLGKRVLVLDADLGLANVDVMLGLRVQRNLSHVLSGECELDDIIIQGPAGINIIPATSGTQSMVDLTPAEHAGLIRAFSDMQTKFDILIVDTAAGISDMVLSFCRASQDVLLVVCDEPTSITDCYALMKLLSRDHGLFKFKVVANMVRSAKEGQQLYAKLSKVTDRFLDVTLELVAVIPFDENIRKSVRKQQAIVEAFPDSPAAVSLKSLAQNIISWPVPQQASGHLEFFIEQLLEH; translated from the coding sequence ATGATAGATCAAGCGAGTGGCTTAAGAAAGATGCAAGATCCCCAACATATAAAAGTCATAGCAGTTTCAGGTGGTAAAGGTGGCGTTGGTAAGACTAATATTTCCCTTAATACCGCGATTTCTTTAGCAAAATTAGGCAAGCGGGTTTTAGTACTAGATGCTGATTTAGGTTTAGCTAATGTTGATGTGATGCTAGGTCTGCGTGTACAACGTAACTTGTCTCATGTTTTGTCCGGCGAGTGCGAGTTAGATGATATTATCATTCAAGGTCCCGCTGGTATTAACATTATCCCCGCTACATCTGGCACGCAATCTATGGTCGATTTAACACCTGCTGAACATGCTGGTCTTATTCGTGCCTTTAGCGATATGCAAACAAAATTTGATATTTTAATTGTTGATACTGCCGCCGGCATCTCGGATATGGTATTGAGTTTTTGTCGAGCATCACAAGATGTTTTATTAGTGGTATGCGACGAGCCAACGTCAATCACGGATTGCTATGCGCTGATGAAGTTATTAAGCCGAGATCACGGTTTATTTAAATTTAAAGTAGTGGCTAACATGGTGCGCAGTGCAAAAGAAGGTCAACAGCTATATGCTAAGCTTTCGAAAGTCACAGACAGATTTTTGGATGTTACTTTAGAGTTAGTTGCTGTTATACCTTTTGACGAAAATATCCGTAAATCAGTGAGAAAACAACAAGCGATTGTTGAAGCATTTCCCGACTCCCCTGCCGCAGTTAGCCTAAAATCACTTGCTCAGAATATTATAAGTTGGCCAGTGCCACAACAAGCTTCTGGGCACTTAGAGTTTTTTATTGAGCAGTTACTAGAACACTAA